A window of Nitrosopumilaceae archaeon genomic DNA:
ATTTCCAGGACCAGACGGTAAATCAATAATGCATGCAGAAATCAGAATTGGAGATTCTCCAATCATGCTCTGTGATGAAATGCCACAAATGGGATGCCTGTCCCCAAAATCAATAGGCGGACCAAGCGGTTCAATATACCTGTATGTCAATGATGCAGACTCTGTCTTTAACAAGGCTGTTTCTGCAGGGGCAAAACCAATGATGGCAATGATGGATGGATTTTGGGGAGATAGGATAGGTGCACTCTCAGATCCTTTTGGTCACAGGTGGACAATAGCTACCAGAAAAAAAGACATGTCAAAAGAAGAAGTAGAAAAAGCTGGCAAAGAATTCATGAAAAACATGTGCCAGTAAACTTTGGTTTTCCAAAAATTATAGAAAAAAGTTTTGTAGCTAGTCTTACAGGATTAGAATCAATGCAATTTATCAGCAATCCCTAAAAATGATAACGTATGATTCAGGATAGTTGAGTCATGTGATTAAAAATGGTACCAGAAAAAAAGAATCTAAAATACCAGTTCTACTAACCATAATGACATCATCATGTCTTTTATTTCTGGTTGGGTATGATGCACAAGCATCAACAGTTCCTGATCCACCAGCTAGTCTTTCTGCAATACCTATCTCTCCTACTGTGGTTAGTCTGTCCTGGTCTCCGCCACAATACAATGGCAGTTCAGCAATCACACACTATAAAATAGAATCCAAAACTGCAACTACAAGCTATAGTACCTTAACCACACTAGGCAATGTTACCAAATACAACAACACAGGTCTTGTCACTGGTACGACCTACATATACAGAGTCTCTGCGATAAACTCTATTGGTACCAGTAATCCGTCATACGAGGCTGTGGCAACACCAAAAAGCACATCAGTACCACCCAAAAATATACCGCCTAGTCCGCCAACTGGCCTGACTGCCACAACATCTTCTGGAACCCAGATAAACCTCTCATGGAACCCGCCTGCAGGTAATGGCGGACCACCTGTCACAGGATACCAGATCCAATACCAATTAGATTCTGGCAGCTTTGTAAACCTTGTATCAAATACAAGAACTGCAGCCACCGGTTATTCTCATGTGGGATTGTCTGCTGGACATACTTATACTTACATAGTTTTTGCGATAAACTCAGTTGGAACAAGTAATTCATCAAACACATCTTCTGCAGTACCAATGCAGATTTCTTCAGCACCGTATCCACCAACAGGTCTTGTTGCAAATCCAGCTTCTCCAACAAGTATCAGTCTGTCATGGACTGCGCCGTCAAACAATGGTGGTTCAGATATCACTGGATATTTGGTAGAATACAAAGTCGGCACTGGCACATATTCTGTCTTGATTCCAAATAATGTTTCAACAACATACTTGCAGACGGGATTGATAACTGGTACAACTTACACTTATCGTGTTTCTGCAATAAATTCCATTGGCACTAGTGCTCCATCAAATGAAGCATCTGCGGTACCGATAAAAACATACATACCAACAGGTGTTACCGCAGTTGCTGATTCTCCAACTATGGTATATTTATCATGGATACCGCCTTCAGAAACTTTTGGACAATCAATTGCAGGATACAGAATTGATCAGAGACTTTCCTCAAATGTTTTCAATACTATGGTGGATAATACTGGCATAATTACAAATTATTCTATCAGTAACTTGTCTACTGGTAAGACCTATACTTTTGTTGTTGTTACACTTTTTACAGGAGGTACAGAGAGCAATCCTTCCTCAGAAGTTTCTGTAACACCAACGAGCACCTCTGCTCCGCCGCCTACCTCCACAACACCTA
This region includes:
- a CDS encoding VOC family protein, producing the protein MVKPIPDGYHSVTPTLTISGASDAIEFYKKAFDAKEVYRFPGPDGKSIMHAEIRIGDSPIMLCDEMPQMGCLSPKSIGGPSGSIYLYVNDADSVFNKAVSAGAKPMMAMMDGFWGDRIGALSDPFGHRWTIATRKKDMSKEEVEKAGKEFMKNMCQ
- a CDS encoding fibronectin type III domain-containing protein, which encodes MIKNGTRKKESKIPVLLTIMTSSCLLFLVGYDAQASTVPDPPASLSAIPISPTVVSLSWSPPQYNGSSAITHYKIESKTATTSYSTLTTLGNVTKYNNTGLVTGTTYIYRVSAINSIGTSNPSYEAVATPKSTSVPPKNIPPSPPTGLTATTSSGTQINLSWNPPAGNGGPPVTGYQIQYQLDSGSFVNLVSNTRTAATGYSHVGLSAGHTYTYIVFAINSVGTSNSSNTSSAVPMQISSAPYPPTGLVANPASPTSISLSWTAPSNNGGSDITGYLVEYKVGTGTYSVLIPNNVSTTYLQTGLITGTTYTYRVSAINSIGTSAPSNEASAVPIKTYIPTGVTAVADSPTMVYLSWIPPSETFGQSIAGYRIDQRLSSNVFNTMVDNTGIITNYSISNLSTGKTYTFVVVTLFTGGTESNPSSEVSVTPTSTSAPPPTSTTPNPTPTPTTQSSLPNSPTGLNVTKVSPSSVQISWIAPSNNGKPSVTGYYIEYKVGSGAWSVLTANTGISTSYVHTGLAVGTFTYRVSAINSAGTGSPSTEASITLVNNTPTPPPVIESSGGMINVINTDYTISYNIIGGKLLGISADQATFSLQVQLQSKSDGVLSLNLPRELIDAKKANGTDDDYIVASNNQMFKFTETKNSAVRTLVISYPAETNEISIYGTHIVPEFPTALLVMLIAVTLTVVFYRIMPI